A DNA window from Burkholderia sp. HI2500 contains the following coding sequences:
- a CDS encoding chorismate mutase — protein MKQAIRASLAVAALGVALFSSPRIANADGDDTALTNIVALASQRLALAEPVARWKWANHKAIEDRPREAELLVSVERRAAQAGVDPAFARTFFEDQITASKDVQNALFATWRATRPPEGTPPDLATSTRPALDRLTQKMLAGLAQVAPLRDAPDCQARLARSIANWKSLTRYDATQTQALDTALSHVCSAGGASAIG, from the coding sequence ATGAAGCAAGCCATTCGTGCCAGCCTCGCTGTCGCCGCGCTCGGCGTCGCCCTCTTCTCGTCCCCGCGCATCGCCAATGCAGACGGTGACGACACGGCCCTCACCAATATCGTCGCGCTCGCGTCGCAGCGCCTCGCGCTCGCCGAACCGGTCGCCCGATGGAAATGGGCGAATCACAAGGCAATCGAGGACCGGCCGCGCGAAGCGGAACTGCTCGTGTCAGTCGAGAGGCGCGCGGCACAGGCCGGTGTCGATCCCGCGTTCGCACGGACGTTCTTCGAGGATCAGATCACCGCGAGCAAGGATGTGCAGAATGCGCTGTTCGCGACCTGGCGCGCGACGCGGCCGCCGGAAGGCACGCCGCCCGATCTCGCGACCAGCACGCGCCCGGCGCTCGACCGGCTGACGCAGAAAATGCTCGCGGGGCTCGCGCAGGTTGCACCGCTGCGGGATGCGCCTGATTGCCAGGCGCGGCTCGCGCGCAGCATCGCCAACTGGAAGTCGCTCACGCGCTACGACGCGACGCAAACGCAGGCACTCGACACCGCGCTGTCGCACGTCTGCTCGGCCGGCGGCGCAAGCGCGATCGGCTGA
- a CDS encoding chorismate mutase, translating into MSPDPEPVGVEFLAELPDHVRAFFDEQHKLYSPK; encoded by the coding sequence ATGAGCCCGGATCCGGAACCCGTCGGCGTGGAATTCCTCGCCGAATTGCCCGACCACGTGCGGGCATTCTTCGACGAGCAGCACAAGCTGTACTCGCCGAAGTGA
- a CDS encoding DUF2946 domain-containing protein — MKRTTRWIGLVWLALVLNVLSPVMGYARLASSGSGQLTLELCSAAGARQIVLAQAGGDHDTSSFDHAGVPHCVYCPGFAANVALGSSLPALPGFVRTFAYRAAAPAIPDLPRQGIRLAQPRAPPENAPI, encoded by the coding sequence ATGAAACGAACGACGCGATGGATCGGCCTCGTATGGCTGGCGCTGGTACTGAACGTACTGTCGCCCGTCATGGGCTATGCGCGTCTTGCGTCGAGCGGCTCCGGTCAGCTCACGCTCGAGTTGTGCAGTGCAGCGGGCGCCCGCCAGATCGTGCTCGCGCAGGCGGGCGGCGATCACGACACGTCGTCGTTCGACCATGCCGGCGTGCCGCACTGCGTGTACTGCCCCGGCTTCGCGGCGAACGTGGCGCTCGGGTCGAGCCTGCCCGCCCTGCCGGGCTTCGTGCGGACGTTCGCCTATCGCGCGGCCGCGCCCGCCATTCCCGATCTTCCCCGCCAGGGCATCCGTCTCGCGCAGCCTCGCGCCCCGCCTGAAAACGCTCCGATCTGA
- a CDS encoding TonB-dependent receptor produces MSSPFAARPSRGRLALACAVAFTWPAAHAASTDAARGAAARGGVERAADAAAPASAVAIAPPAPAAGETLSAVSVTAQRQPVDPDTPAVVTSITREQIESHTNVTTEDALKYAPNLMVRKRYIGDRNSVFAGRDFNELQSARGLVYADGVLLSNLLGSSYAYPPRWSLIPPDDIARVDVLYGPFSALYPGNSIGSTVLLTTRRPEKLEASLSTQFFTQRYHDGYGFADSFGGNHQTARIANRVGRFWFALSLDRLENNGQPMQYASPNSAYNPKLGAAVPVTGAATDIGPNGKPRTIVGAQTIERTEQLNETVRMGYAFTDHVDATLTLGHWENHYRQHGETFLRDAAGNPVYGGNVSIGGRNMTVAPNAFAPQRGDQENWLYALGLNGRLDSGWRLSGVVSAYDVSRDVQRSASTVQGGAGTLFQGEGTGWRTLDLKAEAPEVKGHTFTFGYHYDNYFLRNVTYNTADWLAGPTTSLSSVYRGDTRTQALFGQDAWRFAPGWLATLGLRYERWDAYGGALGNATGTLGYADRSANALSPKVALQWDATDVWRFRLSFATGTRFPTVGELFQGTISNNTIVNNNPSLRPEKAIDWDFTAERDVGVGVVRASVFQSDLRDSIYSQTTVSGATTVTNISNVDRVRVRGVELAFSGENVGLKGLAIDANVSASNAQILADAANPAYVGSRFPRIPRMRANLLASYRFDEHWLASVGVRYSGRQFNTLDNSDVNPDVYGGTSAFTVVDLKARYRVDRHWTASLGIDNLTDRRYYVFHPYPGRTFYGELKWSL; encoded by the coding sequence ATGTCCTCTCCCTTCGCCGCGCGGCCGTCGCGCGGCCGGCTCGCGCTCGCATGCGCGGTCGCTTTCACGTGGCCTGCCGCCCATGCGGCCTCGACCGACGCTGCACGCGGCGCTGCCGCGCGCGGTGGCGTGGAGCGTGCCGCCGATGCCGCCGCTCCCGCTTCGGCCGTCGCAATCGCGCCGCCGGCGCCGGCGGCCGGCGAAACGCTGAGCGCCGTCAGCGTGACCGCGCAGCGGCAACCGGTCGATCCGGATACCCCGGCCGTCGTCACGTCGATCACGCGCGAGCAGATCGAGTCGCACACCAACGTCACCACCGAGGACGCGCTGAAGTACGCGCCGAACCTGATGGTCCGCAAGCGCTATATCGGCGACCGCAACAGCGTGTTCGCAGGCCGCGACTTCAACGAACTGCAGAGCGCGCGCGGGCTCGTCTACGCCGACGGCGTGCTGCTGTCGAACCTGCTCGGCTCGAGCTACGCGTATCCGCCGCGGTGGTCGCTGATTCCGCCGGACGATATCGCGCGCGTCGACGTGCTCTATGGCCCCTTTTCAGCGCTGTATCCGGGCAACTCGATCGGCTCGACCGTGCTGCTCACGACGCGCCGCCCGGAAAAGCTCGAGGCGTCGCTGTCGACGCAGTTCTTCACGCAGCGCTATCACGACGGCTACGGATTCGCGGACAGTTTCGGCGGCAATCACCAGACCGCACGGATCGCGAACCGGGTCGGCCGGTTCTGGTTCGCGCTGTCGCTCGACCGGCTCGAGAACAACGGTCAGCCGATGCAGTATGCGAGCCCCAATTCGGCATACAACCCGAAGCTCGGCGCCGCCGTGCCCGTGACGGGCGCCGCGACCGACATCGGGCCCAATGGCAAGCCGCGGACGATCGTCGGCGCGCAGACGATCGAGCGGACCGAGCAGCTCAACGAGACGGTGCGGATGGGCTATGCGTTCACCGATCACGTCGATGCAACGCTCACGCTCGGACATTGGGAGAACCATTACCGGCAGCACGGCGAAACCTTCCTGCGCGATGCGGCCGGCAATCCAGTCTACGGCGGCAACGTGTCGATCGGCGGCCGGAACATGACCGTCGCGCCGAACGCGTTCGCGCCGCAGCGCGGCGACCAGGAGAACTGGCTGTATGCGCTCGGCCTGAATGGCCGGCTCGATTCCGGCTGGCGCCTGTCGGGCGTCGTGTCTGCGTACGACGTGTCGCGCGACGTGCAACGCTCGGCGTCGACCGTGCAGGGCGGCGCAGGCACGCTGTTCCAGGGCGAAGGCACCGGCTGGCGCACGCTCGACCTGAAGGCCGAGGCGCCGGAAGTGAAGGGCCACACGTTCACGTTCGGCTATCACTACGACAATTACTTCCTGCGCAACGTCACGTACAACACGGCCGACTGGCTGGCAGGGCCAACCACGTCGCTGTCGAGCGTCTATCGCGGCGACACGCGCACGCAGGCGCTGTTCGGGCAGGACGCGTGGCGCTTCGCGCCGGGCTGGCTCGCGACGCTGGGGCTGCGCTACGAGCGCTGGGATGCGTACGGCGGTGCGCTCGGCAATGCAACGGGCACGCTCGGCTATGCGGACCGCAGCGCGAATGCGCTGTCGCCGAAGGTCGCGTTGCAATGGGATGCGACCGACGTCTGGCGCTTCCGGCTGTCGTTCGCGACCGGCACGCGTTTCCCGACGGTCGGCGAACTGTTCCAGGGCACGATCTCGAACAACACGATCGTCAACAACAACCCGAGCCTGCGGCCGGAAAAGGCGATCGACTGGGACTTCACGGCCGAACGCGACGTCGGTGTCGGCGTCGTGCGTGCCAGCGTGTTCCAGAGCGACCTGCGCGATTCGATCTACAGCCAGACGACGGTGTCGGGCGCGACGACGGTGACCAACATCTCGAACGTCGATCGCGTGCGCGTGCGCGGCGTCGAGCTCGCGTTCAGCGGCGAGAACGTCGGTTTGAAGGGGCTCGCGATCGACGCGAACGTGTCGGCGAGCAATGCACAGATCCTCGCCGATGCCGCGAATCCCGCGTATGTCGGCTCGCGCTTTCCGCGGATTCCGCGCATGCGTGCGAACCTGCTCGCGTCGTATCGCTTCGACGAGCACTGGCTCGCGAGCGTCGGCGTGCGCTACTCGGGCCGCCAGTTCAACACGCTCGACAACAGCGACGTGAACCCGGACGTCTACGGCGGCACGAGCGCGTTCACGGTCGTCGACCTGAAGGCGCGCTACCGCGTCGACCGTCACTGGACTGCGTCGCTCGGCATCGACAACCTGACGGACCGCCGCTATTACGTGTTCCACCCGTATCCGGGCCGTACTTTCTATGGAGAACTGAAATGGTCGCTGTGA
- a CDS encoding GlsB/YeaQ/YmgE family stress response membrane protein: MTHGLIMWLIIGAIAGWLAGLLVKGGGFGLIVDIIVGIVGAVIGGWLAGILGLSVGSGFIGSVIVAVVGAVILLFVIRLFKRAA, encoded by the coding sequence ATGACTCATGGCTTGATAATGTGGCTCATCATCGGCGCGATCGCCGGCTGGCTTGCCGGCTTGCTCGTCAAGGGCGGCGGCTTCGGGCTGATCGTCGACATCATCGTCGGGATCGTCGGCGCGGTGATCGGCGGCTGGCTCGCCGGGATACTCGGCCTCAGCGTCGGCAGCGGCTTCATCGGTTCGGTGATCGTCGCGGTCGTCGGCGCGGTGATCCTGCTGTTCGTGATCCGGCTATTCAAGCGAGCGGCCTGA
- a CDS encoding FAD-dependent oxidoreductase, with the protein MDIDFKPYPFVAERHPAHLPACDDGIDPHRHRVAIVGGGPVGLAVALGLANHGIRSVLIEADDAVCHGSRAICISRRSLEIIERLGALDDFLRTGLPWTGGRSFYRRDEVLHFTMPQDENQKLPPMINLAQYHIEQFLLDAALRRPELIEIRWQAKVTGVTRQPDGVRLDVDTPLGGYALDADWVVACDGGRSTMREALGLSLQGTSYEGRYVIVDIALDSDRPTERLAYFDPSSNPGSTVLVHKQPDNVWRIDYQLRDDEDPEAAIKPENVIPRVQNLLDMMGEHGDWSPIWITIYKANALTLERYRHGRVLFCGDAAHLVPIFGVRGANSGIDDADNLAWKLAYVTRGLASDTLLDNYSDERVFATHENLRYGTKSTEFMAPPSFAFDLMRKAVLSLAVRHPALRSLINPRQTTAIAYATSSLNAAERDTFSAGPAPGTVLAECPLMRYTAHGGGMRRGHLTDLVAPRFTAFCFTSDGVPDPTLAELEQRLQAARIPFALVTLARYAAPRQPACGGHDDDGRLFDRYGARDGTVYLVRPDGHVLGRWHDARASDVTAALERALRPGASTDPQETA; encoded by the coding sequence ATGGATATCGACTTCAAGCCCTACCCGTTCGTCGCCGAGCGCCATCCCGCGCATCTGCCGGCCTGCGACGACGGTATCGATCCACACCGGCATCGCGTAGCGATCGTCGGCGGCGGCCCCGTCGGCCTCGCCGTCGCGCTCGGTCTGGCGAACCACGGCATCCGCAGCGTGCTGATCGAGGCCGACGATGCGGTCTGCCACGGCAGCCGCGCGATCTGCATCTCGCGGCGCAGCCTCGAGATCATCGAGCGGCTCGGTGCGCTCGACGACTTCCTGCGCACGGGGTTGCCGTGGACCGGCGGACGCAGCTTCTACCGTCGCGACGAAGTGCTGCATTTCACGATGCCGCAGGACGAAAACCAGAAGCTGCCGCCGATGATCAATCTCGCGCAGTATCACATCGAGCAATTCCTGCTCGACGCCGCACTGCGCCGCCCCGAACTCATCGAGATCCGCTGGCAAGCGAAAGTCACCGGCGTGACCCGGCAACCGGACGGCGTGCGCCTGGACGTCGACACACCGCTCGGCGGCTACGCACTCGACGCCGACTGGGTCGTCGCGTGCGACGGCGGTCGCAGCACGATGCGCGAAGCGCTCGGCCTGTCGCTGCAGGGCACGAGCTACGAGGGCCGCTACGTGATCGTCGACATCGCGCTCGACAGCGACCGGCCGACCGAACGGCTCGCATACTTCGATCCGTCGTCAAACCCGGGCTCGACGGTACTCGTCCACAAGCAGCCCGACAACGTGTGGCGAATCGACTACCAGTTGCGTGACGATGAGGATCCCGAAGCGGCCATCAAACCGGAGAACGTGATCCCCCGCGTGCAGAACCTGCTCGACATGATGGGCGAGCACGGCGACTGGTCGCCGATCTGGATCACGATCTACAAGGCGAATGCGCTGACGCTCGAACGCTATCGGCACGGCCGCGTGCTGTTCTGCGGCGACGCCGCGCATCTCGTGCCGATCTTCGGCGTGCGCGGTGCGAATTCGGGCATCGACGATGCCGACAACCTTGCATGGAAACTCGCGTACGTGACTCGCGGGCTCGCATCGGACACGCTGCTCGACAACTACTCGGACGAACGCGTGTTCGCGACGCACGAGAACCTGCGCTACGGCACGAAGAGCACCGAGTTCATGGCGCCGCCGTCGTTTGCGTTCGACCTGATGCGCAAGGCCGTGCTGTCGCTCGCGGTCCGGCATCCGGCACTGCGCTCGCTGATCAATCCGCGCCAGACGACCGCCATCGCGTATGCGACGTCGTCGCTCAACGCAGCCGAACGCGACACGTTTTCGGCCGGCCCTGCGCCCGGCACGGTGCTCGCCGAATGTCCGCTGATGCGGTACACGGCGCACGGCGGCGGCATGCGCCGCGGCCACCTGACCGACCTCGTCGCCCCGCGCTTCACCGCGTTCTGCTTCACGTCCGACGGCGTACCCGATCCGACGCTCGCCGAGCTTGAACAGCGTCTGCAGGCAGCGCGGATACCGTTCGCGCTCGTCACGCTCGCGCGATATGCGGCGCCGCGGCAACCGGCCTGCGGCGGCCATGACGACGACGGCCGACTGTTCGACAGGTACGGCGCGCGCGACGGCACCGTCTATCTCGTGCGTCCGGACGGTCACGTACTCGGCCGCTGGCACGATGCTCGCGCGAGCGACGTAACCGCCGCGCTCGAACGCGCACTTCGCCCGGGCGCATCAACCGATCCTCAGGAGACCGCATGA
- a CDS encoding helix-turn-helix transcriptional regulator → MRTWRLERPNLTGQLDVSRATRLVAAIGGNEPNAFAAEVLKLFDDALSVTQCTIFAYEFGNRPRTLSVADHRGGRYLRDVADTYARHFYALDGNQTIVSSAPRGTRRPDLLLHQQAGDEIVHEAYRAACYRGPDVSDRLSLLMQPNDASWLSINLYRAHRSGAFQPREIAEIEVLAPLIAQAAKHHYALAGAAQIGIPQRMLARLRSACPALSKRELDVLRGVLEGQTAQEIGETIGVKASSVVTYQKRAYRRLGISSQRELFALCLQP, encoded by the coding sequence ATGCGCACCTGGCGTCTCGAGCGACCGAACCTCACCGGGCAACTGGACGTGTCACGTGCGACGCGCCTTGTCGCCGCGATCGGCGGCAACGAGCCCAACGCATTCGCAGCCGAAGTGCTGAAGCTGTTCGACGATGCGCTGTCGGTCACGCAATGCACGATCTTCGCGTACGAGTTCGGCAACCGTCCGCGCACGCTATCCGTCGCCGACCATCGCGGCGGCCGCTACCTGCGCGACGTCGCCGACACCTACGCGCGACACTTCTACGCGCTCGACGGCAACCAGACGATCGTGTCGAGCGCACCTCGCGGCACGCGCCGCCCCGACCTGCTGCTGCACCAGCAGGCCGGCGACGAGATCGTTCATGAAGCGTATCGAGCGGCCTGCTATCGCGGCCCCGACGTGTCCGACCGGCTGTCGTTGCTGATGCAGCCCAACGATGCGAGCTGGCTGTCGATCAATTTGTACCGCGCGCATCGCAGCGGCGCGTTCCAGCCGCGCGAGATCGCGGAGATCGAAGTGCTCGCGCCGCTGATCGCGCAGGCCGCGAAGCATCACTACGCGCTCGCCGGTGCCGCGCAGATCGGGATCCCGCAACGGATGCTCGCGCGGCTGCGCAGCGCCTGCCCGGCGCTGTCCAAGCGTGAACTCGACGTGCTGCGCGGTGTGCTCGAAGGCCAGACCGCACAAGAGATCGGCGAGACGATCGGCGTGAAGGCGTCGAGCGTCGTCACGTACCAGAAACGCGCCTACCGGCGCCTGGGCATCTCGAGCCAGCGCGAGTTGTTCGCACTCTGCCTGCAGCCCTGA
- a CDS encoding class 1 fructose-bisphosphatase: protein MSIARRTTLSKFLIEQQRETNNLPADLRLLIEVVARACKAISYNVSKGALGEALGTAGSENVQGEVQKKLDILSNEILLDANEWGGNLAAMASEEMETFFPIPANYPRGEYLLVFDPLDGSSNIDVNVSIGTIFSVLRCPDGKQATEESFLQPGTEQVAAGYAVYGPQTVFVLTTGNGVNCFTLDREVGSWVLTQSNMQIPEETREYAINASNARHWYDPVKRYVDELNAGKDGPRGDNFNMRWIASMVADVHRILNRGGIFMYPADKRTPDRPGKLRLMYEANPMSFIVEQAGGAATTGTQRIMEVQPTGLHQRVPVFLGSKNEVERVTGYHQEKQ, encoded by the coding sequence ATGTCCATTGCCCGCCGCACTACACTGTCGAAGTTCCTGATCGAACAGCAACGTGAGACCAACAACCTCCCCGCCGACCTGCGCCTGCTGATCGAAGTCGTCGCACGCGCGTGCAAGGCGATCAGCTACAACGTGTCGAAGGGCGCGCTCGGCGAAGCGCTCGGCACCGCCGGCAGCGAGAACGTCCAGGGCGAAGTGCAGAAGAAGCTCGACATCCTGTCGAACGAAATCCTGCTCGACGCGAACGAATGGGGCGGCAACCTCGCCGCGATGGCATCGGAAGAAATGGAAACGTTCTTCCCGATCCCGGCGAACTACCCGCGCGGCGAATACCTGCTCGTGTTCGATCCGCTCGACGGCTCGTCGAACATCGACGTGAACGTGTCGATCGGCACGATCTTCTCGGTGCTGCGCTGCCCGGACGGCAAGCAGGCCACCGAGGAATCGTTCCTGCAGCCGGGCACGGAGCAGGTCGCGGCCGGTTACGCGGTGTACGGCCCGCAGACGGTGTTCGTGCTGACGACTGGCAACGGCGTGAACTGCTTCACGCTCGACCGCGAAGTCGGCTCGTGGGTGCTCACGCAGAGCAACATGCAGATTCCTGAAGAGACGCGCGAATACGCGATCAACGCATCGAATGCGCGCCACTGGTACGACCCGGTCAAGCGCTACGTCGACGAACTGAACGCCGGCAAGGACGGCCCGCGCGGCGACAACTTCAACATGCGCTGGATCGCATCGATGGTGGCCGACGTACACCGGATCCTGAACCGCGGCGGCATCTTCATGTACCCGGCCGACAAGCGCACGCCCGATCGTCCGGGCAAGCTGCGCCTGATGTACGAAGCGAACCCGATGTCGTTCATCGTCGAACAGGCAGGCGGCGCCGCGACGACCGGCACGCAGCGCATCATGGAAGTGCAGCCGACGGGCCTGCATCAGCGCGTCCCGGTGTTCCTCGGTTCGAAGAACGAAGTCGAGCGCGTGACGGGCTACCATCAGGAAAAGCAATAA
- the pepN gene encoding aminopeptidase N produces MSDNASSTVIRRADYTPPAFLIDSVALEFDLAPARTIVRNTMRVRRNPDAAPAPHLELMGEALEFLGAWLDGAPHGAVRAHEHGLTVENVPEAFELTLESACAPDQNTTLSGLYVSSGNFFTQCEAEGFRRITYFLDRPDVMASYTVTLRADKAAYPVLLSNGNLVDSGDLPDGRHFAKWEDPFRKPSYLFALVAGKLVAIEETITTGSGKEKLLQVWVEPADLDKTRHAMDSLIHSIRWDEQRFGLELDLDRFMIVAVGDFNMGAMENKGLNIFNTKYVLANPETATDTDFANIESVVGHEYFHNWTGNRVTCRDWFQLSLKEGLTVFRDQEFSADMAAGDDLESAARAVKRIEDVRVLRQLQFAEDAGPMAHPVRPESYVEINNFYTMTVYEKGSEVVRMYQTLFGRDGFRKGMDLYFKRHDGHAVTCDDFRHAMADANGRDLAQFERWYSQAGTPRVSVRTAYDAAARRYTVTLAQGYGDGSPAARETQQGPLLIPFAIGLIGRDGRDLPLRLDGETAAAGTTRVLDFTDTEQTFTFVDVPEQPLPSLLRNFSSPVIVEYDYSDDDLAFLLAHDSDPFNRWEAGQRLATRALLTLAARAAANEPLTLGENFVAAFRRVLTDATLSPAFRELALTLPSETYLADQMAEADPAAVHRARQFVRRQLATALRAEWLAAYEQHQTPGAYEPTPEASGRRALKNLALAYLAELEDPADAVRLATAQYDAANNMTDRAAALGALLSAAAAGATEPAEHALDDFYRRFEKEALVIDKWFAMQAVQRGTPAQPTLAKVRKLLAHPAFNLKNPNRARSLIFSFCAANPAQFHAADGSGYAFWAEQVLALDAINPQVAARLARSLELWRRFTPALRDRMREALEQVAAGAKSRDVREIVEKALA; encoded by the coding sequence ATGTCCGACAACGCCTCCTCCACCGTGATCCGCCGCGCCGACTACACGCCGCCGGCCTTCCTCATCGATTCCGTCGCGCTCGAATTCGATCTCGCGCCGGCCCGTACGATCGTCAGGAATACGATGCGCGTGCGCCGCAATCCGGACGCCGCGCCCGCGCCGCACCTGGAGCTGATGGGCGAAGCGCTCGAATTCCTCGGCGCCTGGCTGGATGGCGCGCCGCATGGCGCCGTGCGTGCGCACGAACACGGGCTGACGGTCGAGAACGTCCCCGAAGCGTTCGAGCTGACGCTCGAAAGCGCATGCGCACCCGACCAGAATACGACGCTGTCGGGCCTCTATGTGTCGAGCGGCAACTTCTTCACGCAGTGCGAAGCCGAAGGTTTCCGCCGGATCACCTACTTCCTCGACCGTCCGGACGTGATGGCGTCGTATACGGTGACGCTGCGCGCCGACAAGGCCGCGTACCCGGTACTGCTGTCGAACGGCAACCTCGTGGATTCCGGCGACCTGCCCGACGGCCGCCACTTCGCGAAATGGGAAGACCCGTTCCGCAAGCCGAGCTACCTGTTCGCGCTGGTCGCGGGCAAGCTCGTCGCGATCGAGGAAACGATCACGACCGGCTCGGGCAAGGAAAAGCTGCTGCAGGTGTGGGTCGAGCCCGCCGATCTCGACAAGACGCGTCATGCGATGGATTCGCTGATCCACTCGATCCGCTGGGACGAGCAGCGCTTCGGCCTCGAGCTCGATCTCGACCGCTTCATGATCGTCGCGGTCGGCGACTTCAACATGGGCGCGATGGAGAACAAGGGGCTCAACATCTTCAACACGAAGTACGTGCTGGCGAACCCCGAGACCGCAACCGATACCGACTTCGCGAACATCGAATCGGTGGTCGGCCACGAATACTTCCACAACTGGACCGGCAACCGCGTGACCTGCCGCGACTGGTTCCAGCTGAGCCTGAAGGAAGGCCTGACGGTGTTCCGCGACCAGGAATTCTCGGCCGACATGGCCGCGGGCGACGACCTCGAATCGGCGGCCCGCGCGGTCAAGCGCATCGAAGACGTGCGCGTGCTGCGCCAGCTGCAGTTCGCCGAGGACGCGGGCCCGATGGCGCACCCGGTGCGCCCGGAAAGCTACGTCGAGATCAACAACTTCTACACGATGACGGTCTACGAGAAAGGCTCGGAAGTCGTGCGGATGTACCAGACGCTGTTCGGCCGCGACGGCTTCCGCAAGGGGATGGATCTGTACTTCAAGCGCCACGACGGGCACGCCGTGACCTGCGACGATTTCCGTCACGCCATGGCCGACGCGAACGGGCGCGACCTCGCGCAGTTCGAGCGCTGGTACAGCCAGGCGGGCACCCCGCGCGTGTCGGTGCGCACCGCGTACGACGCGGCCGCGCGCCGCTACACGGTGACGCTCGCGCAGGGCTACGGCGACGGGTCGCCGGCCGCGCGCGAAACGCAGCAAGGGCCGCTGCTGATCCCGTTCGCGATCGGCCTGATCGGCCGCGACGGCCGCGACCTGCCGCTGCGTCTCGACGGCGAAACCGCCGCCGCAGGCACGACGCGCGTGCTCGACTTCACCGACACCGAGCAGACCTTCACGTTCGTCGACGTACCGGAACAACCGCTGCCGTCGCTGCTGCGCAATTTCTCGTCGCCGGTGATCGTCGAGTACGACTACAGCGACGACGATCTCGCGTTCCTGCTCGCGCACGACAGCGATCCGTTCAACCGCTGGGAAGCCGGCCAGCGCCTCGCGACCCGCGCGCTGCTGACGCTCGCCGCGCGTGCGGCCGCGAACGAGCCGCTCACGCTCGGCGAGAACTTCGTTGCCGCATTCCGCCGCGTGCTGACCGACGCGACGCTGTCGCCGGCATTCCGTGAACTCGCGCTGACGCTGCCGTCGGAAACCTACCTCGCCGACCAGATGGCGGAAGCCGATCCGGCCGCCGTGCATCGCGCACGCCAGTTCGTGCGCCGCCAGCTCGCCACCGCGCTGCGCGCGGAGTGGCTCGCCGCCTACGAGCAGCACCAGACGCCCGGCGCCTACGAACCGACGCCGGAGGCCTCCGGCCGCCGCGCGCTGAAGAACCTCGCGCTCGCGTATCTCGCCGAACTCGAGGATCCGGCCGATGCGGTGCGCCTCGCGACCGCGCAATACGATGCGGCGAACAACATGACCGATCGCGCGGCAGCGCTCGGCGCGCTGCTGTCCGCCGCGGCCGCCGGCGCGACCGAACCGGCCGAACACGCGCTCGACGATTTCTATCGTCGCTTCGAGAAGGAAGCGCTCGTGATCGACAAGTGGTTCGCGATGCAGGCGGTGCAACGCGGCACGCCCGCGCAGCCGACGCTCGCGAAGGTCCGCAAGCTGCTCGCGCACCCGGCGTTCAACCTGAAGAATCCGAACCGCGCCCGCTCGCTGATCTTCAGCTTCTGCGCGGCCAACCCCGCGCAATTCCACGCGGCGGACGGCTCGGGTTACGCGTTCTGGGCCGAACAGGTGCTCGCGCTCGACGCGATCAACCCGCAGGTCGCGGCGCGCCTCGCCCGCTCGCTCGAACTGTGGCGCCGCTTCACGCCGGCGCTGCGCGACCGGATGCGCGAAGCGCTCGAGCAGGTCGCCGCCGGCGCGAAATCGCGTGACGTGCGCGAGATCGTCGAGAAGGCGCTCGCGTAA
- a CDS encoding DUF4136 domain-containing protein: MKREWIQRGAGWAAVLCVALLTGCTSYVTTQVTAFSDWSGSDATRTYAFTRTEAQKNSIEQSTYEPIVANELSTYAFRQVPQAQARYLVGLTYAVGSDLVTVPQPVYYDPWFAPGPYWRRGPWGPWGPWGPMPAGYVAQTYQVFDYTLGIRITERATGKEVYNVSARTTGDNGTLLYAMPFLARSALADFPLSNGAVRSVRLPVDKRGGPAAPAANERVVPAAPASGAAAAK; encoded by the coding sequence ATGAAACGCGAATGGATTCAACGCGGTGCGGGCTGGGCGGCGGTGCTGTGCGTGGCGCTGCTGACCGGCTGCACCAGCTACGTGACGACCCAGGTCACGGCCTTCTCCGACTGGAGCGGCAGCGACGCGACACGCACCTATGCGTTCACGCGCACCGAGGCGCAGAAGAACAGCATCGAGCAGTCGACCTACGAGCCGATCGTCGCAAACGAGCTGTCGACGTATGCGTTCCGGCAGGTGCCGCAGGCGCAGGCGCGGTATCTCGTCGGGCTGACCTATGCGGTCGGCAGCGATCTCGTGACGGTGCCGCAGCCGGTCTATTACGATCCGTGGTTCGCGCCCGGGCCGTACTGGCGGCGCGGGCCGTGGGGCCCGTGGGGTCCCTGGGGGCCGATGCCGGCCGGCTACGTCGCGCAGACGTACCAGGTGTTCGACTACACGCTCGGCATCCGCATTACCGAGCGCGCGACGGGCAAGGAGGTGTACAACGTGTCCGCGCGCACGACCGGCGACAACGGCACGCTGCTGTACGCGATGCCGTTCCTCGCGCGCAGTGCGCTCGCCGATTTCCCGCTGTCCAACGGCGCGGTTCGCTCGGTCCGGCTGCCGGTCGACAAGCGCGGCGGCCCGGCGGCGCCGGCGGCCAACGAACGCGTGGTGCCGGCCGCGCCCGCGTCGGGTGCCGCTGCCGCGAAGTAA